One window from the genome of Oryctolagus cuniculus chromosome 1, mOryCun1.1, whole genome shotgun sequence encodes:
- the LOC100346078 gene encoding olfactory receptor 52P1-like: MQPTNHSHQNPPSFLLVGVPGLESFHFWIAFPFCSMYALAVLGNMAVLLVVCSEPALHQPMYLFLCMLSAIDLVLCTSTVPKLLGLFWANASEIAFGACAAQMFFIHGFSAVESGILLAMAFDRYLAICRPLHYGSLLPLESVGKLGAAAVLRGLGLMTPLTCLLARLNYCSRVVAHSYCEHMAVVKLACGGTQPNNIYGITAATLVVGTDSICIAISYALILQAVFSLTSKEARAKTFGTCGSHLGVILLFYTPGLFSFYTQRFGQHVPQHIHILLADLYLIVPPMLNPIIYGMKTKQIRDGVLRLLKQSPAES; this comes from the coding sequence ATGCAACCCACCAACCATAGCCATCAGAacccaccctccttcctgctcGTGGGAGTTCCTGGCCTGGAGTCATTCCACTTTTGGATTGCATTTCCCTTCTGCTCCATGTATGCCCTGGCAGTGCTTGGCAACATGGCAGTGCTGCTGGTGGTGTGCTCAGAGCCTGCGCTGCACCAGCCCATGTACCTGTTCCTGTGCATGCTGTCTGCTATTGACCTAGTGCTCTGCACCTCTACTGTGCCCAAACTTCTTGGACTCTTTTGGGCAAATGCTTCAGAGATTGCCTTTGGGGCCTGTGCTGCCCAGATGTTCTTTATCCATGGCTTCTCAGCTGTAGAATCTGGTATCCTTCTAGCAATGGCCTTTGACCGCTACTTGGCCATCTGCCGGCCACTGCACTATGGGTCACTGCTACCTCTAGAGTCTGTGGGTaagctgggggctgctgctgtgcttCGTGGTCTGGGCCTCATGACCCCACTCACCTGTTTACTGGCAAGACTGAACTACTGCAGCCGAGTGGTAGCCCACTCCTATTGTGAGCACATGGCTGTGGTGAAGCTGGCTTGTGGAGGCACACAGCCAAACAACATATATGGCATCACTGCTGCCACACTGGTAGTGGGCACTGACTCCATCTGCATTGCTATCTCCTATGCACTCATCCTCCAGGCTGTGTTTAGCCTCACCTCCAAGGAGGCAAGAGCTAAGACTTTTGGCACTTGTGGTTCCCACCTGGGTGTCATCCTTCTCTTCTATACCCCAGGGCTCTTCTCGTTCTATACTCAGCGTTTTGGCCAGCATGTGCCCCAACACATCCACATCCTCCTGGCTGACCTCTACCTCATTGTACCACCTATGCTCAACCCAATCATCTATGGCATGAAGACAAAGCAGATCCGGGATGGGGTGCTCCGACTGCTGAAGCAGAGCCCTGCTGAGTCATAA